From a region of the Paenibacillus sp. R14(2021) genome:
- a CDS encoding glutamine--tRNA ligase/YqeY domain fusion protein: MENKTSSSNFIKNIVTDDLQSGRVNEVITRFPPEPNGYLHIGHAKSICLNFELADEFKGKTNLRFDDTNPVKEDTEYVEAIQEDVRWLGFEWDDLRFASDYFEEMYERAVLLIKKGKAFVCDLSAEQMREMRGTLTVPGQNSPYRDRSVEENLDLFTRMRAGEFKDGERILRAKIDMGSPNINLRDPALYRIAHAHHHRTGDAWCIYPMYDYAHPIGDAIEGVTHSICTLEFEDHRPLYDWVIAECEMESTPHQYEFARLNVTNTIMSKRYLKMLVDQGVVDSWDDPRMPTISGLRRKGFTPEALRAFCREIGVARAYSIVDERMLEFFIREDLKLKAPRTMAVLQPLKVVITNYPEGQVEMLEAENNAENEEMGSRQIPFSREIFIEQDDFMENPPSKYFRLFPGNEVRLKNAYFIRCEEAIKDADGNVVELRCTYDPETKSGSGFTGRKVKGTIHWVEASQAVPAEFRLFEPLLTDEEGNADKEFLERINPNSLTKLQGFVEPNMKGAKGQDKFQFFRHGYFNVDSKLSGAESIVFNRIVSLKSSFDPKA; this comes from the coding sequence ATGGAGAATAAGACATCATCCTCTAACTTTATTAAAAATATCGTGACTGACGACCTGCAGTCCGGGAGAGTAAACGAAGTCATCACGCGTTTTCCGCCGGAGCCGAACGGTTACCTGCACATCGGCCACGCCAAATCGATCTGCCTGAACTTCGAGCTTGCCGATGAATTCAAAGGTAAAACCAATTTGCGGTTTGACGATACGAATCCCGTGAAAGAAGATACGGAATATGTGGAAGCGATCCAGGAGGACGTCCGCTGGCTCGGTTTCGAGTGGGACGACCTTCGTTTCGCTTCGGATTATTTTGAAGAGATGTACGAGCGCGCGGTTCTGCTGATCAAGAAGGGCAAGGCATTCGTCTGCGACTTGTCCGCCGAGCAGATGCGCGAGATGCGCGGCACGCTCACCGTGCCGGGCCAAAATAGCCCGTACCGCGACCGCAGCGTGGAAGAGAATCTTGACCTGTTTACACGCATGCGCGCAGGGGAATTCAAGGATGGCGAACGGATTCTCCGCGCCAAAATCGACATGGGCTCGCCGAACATTAATTTGCGCGACCCGGCTCTGTACCGCATCGCGCACGCTCATCATCACCGGACCGGCGATGCTTGGTGCATCTATCCAATGTACGATTACGCGCATCCGATCGGCGATGCCATCGAAGGCGTTACCCACTCCATCTGTACGCTGGAGTTTGAGGATCACCGTCCGCTGTATGATTGGGTTATCGCCGAATGCGAGATGGAATCCACGCCGCATCAGTACGAGTTTGCACGCCTGAACGTCACGAACACGATCATGAGCAAGCGATACCTCAAAATGCTCGTCGACCAAGGCGTCGTCGACAGCTGGGACGATCCGCGCATGCCGACGATCAGCGGCCTTCGCCGCAAGGGCTTCACGCCGGAGGCGCTTCGCGCATTCTGCCGAGAGATCGGCGTGGCGCGCGCATACAGCATCGTGGACGAGCGGATGCTGGAGTTCTTCATCCGCGAGGATCTGAAGCTGAAGGCGCCGCGCACGATGGCCGTGCTGCAGCCGCTGAAGGTAGTCATCACCAACTATCCGGAAGGGCAAGTGGAGATGCTGGAAGCGGAGAACAACGCCGAGAACGAAGAGATGGGCAGCCGCCAAATCCCATTCTCGCGCGAAATCTTCATCGAGCAGGACGATTTCATGGAGAACCCGCCGAGCAAGTACTTCCGCTTGTTCCCGGGCAACGAAGTGCGTCTGAAGAACGCGTATTTCATCCGCTGCGAAGAGGCGATCAAAGACGCGGACGGAAATGTCGTCGAGCTGCGATGCACGTACGATCCCGAGACGAAGAGCGGATCCGGCTTCACCGGCCGCAAAGTGAAAGGCACGATTCACTGGGTGGAGGCATCCCAAGCAGTACCTGCGGAATTCCGGTTGTTCGAGCCGCTGCTCACCGATGAAGAAGGGAATGCGGACAAAGAATTCCTGGAGCGCATTAACCCGAACTCCTTGACGAAGCTGCAGGGCTTCGTGGAACCGAATATGAAGGGTGCCAAAGGTCAAGACAAGTTCCAGTTCTTCCGCCACGGCTATTTCAATGTCGATTCCAAGCTGTCGGGCGCCGAGAGCATCGTATTCAACCGGATCGTATCGCTCAAGAGTTCATTTGATCCGAAGGCTTGA
- a CDS encoding MarR family winged helix-turn-helix transcriptional regulator, whose amino-acid sequence MQGDHEHEEEHARPAIHELIRAFRNLRQIPWNNRRPIENCTPSETMTLFCIRRATRCNAEGLKASEISTMMNVASPTITQTLNVLTARGLLQRNPDPHDRRAVRITLTEEGERLTGLAAEAMHEKMNGLIAHLGPGRAEQLVALLDDVHAYFIGVNGDPEPGPDNWFRPGCHTNTTTKEGE is encoded by the coding sequence ATGCAAGGAGATCATGAGCACGAGGAGGAACATGCCCGCCCAGCGATCCACGAGCTGATTCGCGCTTTTCGGAATCTCCGGCAAATTCCATGGAACAACCGCCGCCCCATCGAGAACTGCACGCCGAGCGAAACGATGACCTTGTTCTGTATCCGCAGGGCGACAAGGTGCAATGCCGAAGGGCTCAAGGCATCGGAAATCAGCACCATGATGAACGTCGCCTCCCCGACGATCACGCAGACGCTCAACGTTCTGACAGCCAGAGGCCTGCTGCAGCGCAACCCGGATCCCCATGACCGCCGAGCCGTGCGCATCACGCTCACGGAAGAAGGCGAGCGGCTGACCGGGCTTGCGGCCGAGGCCATGCATGAGAAAATGAACGGACTCATCGCGCATCTGGGTCCCGGGCGGGCAGAACAGCTCGTCGCGCTGCTGGACGATGTGCACGCCTATTTCATAGGCGTGAACGGAGATCCCGAGCCGGGGCCGGACAATTGGTTTCGTCCCGGATGTCACACCAACACCACTACCAAAGAGGGTGAATAG